The genomic window ACTCAAAAATTAATGGACTAGGCGTATGAATCTAGCACAATTCTTATAAACGCATAATATGTAGTACTTGATTTGTATAGTTGAGAGGGAGGAAATTATATGAGTAAAGTACATCCACATCCATCTAAAAGAACTAAACCAGCTACACAGGTAAAAAGAAAAAAGAAAAAATGTAATTGTCGACCAGTGCGGAGTACACGAAAAGACCCGGAATCTTAAAATCCGGGTTTTTTTAACGGATAGGAAGTATAAATTTTTTACCTAGATCAGTGTCTAGCTTCTGCGCTTTTCTTACGGACAGGAAAGCATAGATTTTCACCTAAATCAGTGTCTAGCTTCAGGCGCCAACGGCTCGAGGGAAAAATATAAATCAATTTTTCCTTGGTCACAAGCCAATCGTCTCTGGAAGTCAGGACTTCCGACGCGCTCGTCTTATACTAGTTGCCGTTAAGCGGGCGCTATGTGCTTTTCTTAAATACGAACCTCAATGGATGTAAGGAAATAGGCGCATTTACGCTTTTGTTATTTACATATTTTGTTAAGTGGTGGTGTTCATAATTCTTACCATAATGTCTCATCCTATTAAAAGACTAAAAAATACTTAGGATGATGAGCTATGAAACATATTAGTATTTTAACGCTTTTGTTAACTTTTTTATTAACCTATAATCAAGTGCAAGCATCTCCAAGTGACAAGGCAGAACAGTTAGTAAAAAGTCACGAGGAAGTTACAAAGGTTGTTTCTTATGAAAATGATAAACATGTTCTTGTAGCATTTCGTGTTAAACAGTTCCAAAAATTTTTCAAAAAAAGAATTGAAAAAGACATAAAAAAAGAGATTGAAGAGGAGTTTAGCGACAAAGATGTACTTGTTTCAACTGATTTAAAAATATTTATTGAAATAGAACGCCTTAATAGGCTGATTGAAGAGGAAGATGTTGATGAAAAGAAAATTGAAAAGCAAATAAAAAAAATTACTAAGCTTAGCAAGGAACAGACGTAAGGAGGGTGTCGTAAATGAATGATAAGAAAAAAAAAGTCACAGCAGAAATGAAGCAATATCAACAATTTGAGCAACAAAGGGAAACTCAGCGCCCTCTTTTGAAAAATTGTCTTCGCGCCTTTGTCGTAGGAGGACTATTTTGTGTTATAGGTCAAGCGATTTCGTTATTCTTCATATATAATTTTAATTTCACAGAAGCAACAGCAGGAAATCCAACAGTAGCAACTATGATATTCATTGCAATGCTGTTAACAGGCTTTGGTGTGTATGACCATATTGCTCAAGTAGGAGGAGCTGGATCTGCCGTACCTGTAACCGGGTTTGGAAATGCTGTTATATCAGCTGCTATAGAGCATAAAACGGAGGGCTATGTGCTAGGTGTAGGAGGAAATATGTTCAAGCTTGCGGGATCTGTTATTTTGTATGGGGTGTTTTCTGCCTTCGTAGTGGCTCTTATAAAAACAATTGTTCTTAAAGTGGGAGGTTTGTAAATGATACAAGGTAAACAAACATGGGTATTTAATAATAAACCTACCATTCTTTCGACAGGTGTTGTTGGAGGACCATTTGAGGCAGAAGGTGCTATACAAGAAGATTTTGATAAGTTTTATGATGACCTTTGGTTTGGTCAAGATTCTTATGAAAAAGCACATCGTGTGCTGTACGAGGATGCTTGTAGCATAGCACTTAACAAAGCGGGGATTCAAAAGGATCAAGTTCATTTTTATATTGCAGGTGATTTAATTAACCAAATTACACCATCAAGCTTTTCGGCAAGAACCTTAGCAGTTCCTTACATTGGCTTATTTGGAGCATGCTCCACATCTATGGAGGGTTTAGCATTAAGCTCTCTCATAATCGATAATGGGGGAGCCGACTATATATTAACTGGGGCAGCAAGTCACAATTCAGCAGTAGAAAAGCAATTTCGCTATCCGACAGAGTATGGAGGACAAAAGCCCCCAACATCACAATGGACAGTTACGGGCGCAGGTGTTGCTTTAATAGGGAAAAATGCTATAGGACCTCAAATCACTAGTGCTACAATCGGTAAAGTTATTGATATGGGATTATCAGATCCATTTAATATGGGCGGGGCGATGGCACCTGCTGCTGTCGACACGATTGAAGCGCATCTACGAGATCGTGGTATTAGTGCTTCTTATTATGATGTAATTGCAACAGGCGATTTAGGAAAGATAGGTAGAAGAGTCTCTTATGATTTACTTAATGAACATGGTGTATTACAAGATGATGGGATGTATAAGGATTGCGGTCTTATTATTTACAAACAAGATCAACCTGTTTTTTCAGGAGCCAGTGGCGCAGGTTGTTCAGCTACTGTTACATATGGACACTTATTAAATCAAATGAAACAAGGCACTATCAAAAAGCTCCTCGTGGTAGCTACAGGAGCTTTATTATCACCATTAAGCTTTCAACAAAAAGAAACGATCCCTTGTATTGCTCATGCCGTTTCAATTGAGATGAGCTAAAATAATTATAGAAAAGGGTGATTAATATGCTAGCAAGCTTTTTTTGGGCGTTTGTAGTAGGAGGCATTATATGTGTAATTGGACAAATTATGCTCGATAAATTTAAATTGACCCCAGCTCATATGCTATCTACATTTGTAGTTATTGGGGCGATTTTAGATGGATTTGGCTTATATGAGCCATTAATTGACTTTGCAGGAGCTGGTGCAACCATTCCAATTACTAGTTTTGGCAATTCGCTTGTGCATGGTGCGATGCAAGAAGCTGAAAAGCATGGAATTGTCGGTGTTATGACAGGTATGTTTGAGGTTACTAGCGCAGGTATATCAGCTGCTATTATCTTTGGTTTCATAGGTGCGTTAATATTTAAACCAAAAGGATAACCTTTCTTAATTCAGTGAATACACTAGTGATATAAAATATTCAAAACACTATAATAGGCAGTTATTTGAGATAACATAATTAAAAAAGGTGTGTTCATGAATGAATAAATTTGATCAGGAACTGATTAATATTTTTACGAGACGTTTTGAAAAGCGAAGTGCTAATGCAAGTGAGCTTGAGGGCTGGTGTAATGATATCGGCAAGAGATTGGATAAACTAGATAATGATATGGAATCGGTTGCTTCTAAATTTTCAAAGCATCTTGAAAAGCATGCAACAGATATAGAAAAGTCGTTATAAATATAGATGATCGGATTATAGGGCAAATGTCTATACGTTGGATGTGCCTCCTGCATAATATGTTATAGACAACATGTAGGAGGTGAAGAGAATGAGCTACGGATACTGTGGATATGGTTATGGTGGTGGCTACGGTGGTGGCTACGGCAACACGTTTGTGCTGATCGTCGTGTTGTTTATCTTATTAATCATTGTAGGTGCAGCATTTTAATAATTGATTTCATAAAGACGCGCTGGCAGTTCATGTCAGCGCGTTTTTGTGGGTGTTTAAAAGCTGAAGCAAAAATAATGTTAACTTATTGTCCCGATAGAAAGAGCGGGATGATGTAGGTGAATGAGCAAAACAACAACTTCCTTTCACCAATTTGCAATTTTTTCATACGATATAGCATGTAAAGGAGGAGGCTGTTAATAATGGATAATAACCTTTTTAAAGGAATTGAGAAAAAAACTGGTGTGAACATGAAAGATGTATTTGAACTAGCTAACTCTGTCCAAAATGCAAATTTTCAAGATGAGAAAACAGTTCGTAGCATAGTTCATCGTGTATCTAAAATTGCAAACAAACCAGTATCTAAGGACCTTGAAGATAAAATTGTAAAATCAATTTTACAGAACGGTAAGCAACTAGATTTTTCAACAATTGCTCAAATGCTAAATAACAAGAAATAATTGTATGGTGCCTCCAATTAGGGGGCTTGTTTTACATAGTTTTTAAAAACGTATCAAAAGGTTTAATGAAGTCTGAATTTTTAGTATAATAATAGGTGTAGGATGACATTGTTTAGGGTATAAAATTAATAGAGGTGATTATATGGGATACATTTTACCTATTCATCACGTGCAGTATACCCAATATGCAAATCGGACAGCAAATGTACAAAATACAGCATACACTGTGTCTCGGTTACAACCTACTCCTAAATCTTCAAGACGAAAAGGAGAATGGGATGAAGCTAGCTTTGCAAGGCTACTTAAAGAAAAAACTTATCGATATAACCAATCGTATGAAACAATAGCGACAGGAAAAGAACATACTATTGATCAATATGTTTAGGACTGACGTTGTCAGTCCTTTTTATATTTTATTTAAAATAAAGTGAACTTTTAGGAGGATGATCATTACCAATGGTAACATTCGATGATTTATGAAGCTAGATATTCGTGTCGGCACAGTCTTGGAGGCTGAACTTTTTCCTGAAGCACGTGTGCCAGCAATTAAGATGAAGATAGATTTTGGCAATGAAATTGGCACAAAACAAACAAGTGCTCAAATTACAAAACGTTATGAGCCCAATAATATCGTGGGTCGGCAAGTAGTAGCGATTGTCAATTTTCCTCCAAAGCGGGTAGCAGGGTTTAAATCAGAGGTGTTAGTGCTTGGAGGAGTTCCGGAAAAAGGGGATGTCATATTACTTAAGCCAGATCACACACTTCCTAATGGCACTTCGATATCTTAATTAGTTTATAAACCTAAGTACATTATGGAACATAATTTTCACATTAGTCTAATTCAGGTAATAATTTTCACTCCTAATTATATGTTACAAGGGAACATTACTAATGATCCTAACTAAAAAAAGGAGTGACTATTTGATGAGGTTTAAAAAAGCGTTGTTAATATGCTTACTGTCTTTTTCGGTTTTTATGAACAATGACACAATATTTGCAGCTCCCCCTGAAAATGAGTTAAACCAGTACTTAGCTGAAATTGGTTGGACCAAACAGGATTTAATGGATTATCTTGATTATTATGAAATACCATTAGAAGAGTTTAGTACAGTGGCAGAATTACAATTCATTTTAGGTACCCCAATTAATGCCGCTAATCTTCAGGAGGTCCTGTCTAAATACAATCTTACAGAGGCTGAATTAAACGAACTTATGGATCACTTTGGAGACTCCTTAAATGACTACACATTTATTGAGGACGTTGATGCGGCTGTTGATTTTTATGTGAATCATGATGAGTATATGGCAGGTGTAGAAAACGAGTTAGCGAAAATTGGTCTCACAGAAGAAGAAGTAGAGAAATTCTTTACTTACTTAACTGAAGTAGAAGAAAAAAATGAAAATCAGCTTGATCAAATGGAAGGAATAGATACTCGATTAGAATCGTTTCTTTATGTTGATGATACTTCTCAACTCTCGGACGAAGAGATTGATGAACTTGTTCAAATAATGGAAGAGTCTATTGCGCTGTATGAAATCAAATTCAAATTTTCGTTGGATAATAAAGACATTTCTTTGAATGAACTTTTAAAAATGAAGGAAATACCATCGACTTTGTATGCAAGCATTTATAGTACAGCGGGAGAATTGCTTATTGATTTTGCATTACCTCCTGAGTACTTTGTGACAGCAGAGGTTATTGACGAAGGTGAAGAAATGGTACATGTAGGAGAACTGTCTGATGACTTTGTTGATCATATGCATGAAGAAAAGTACGATGAGATTCATGGCGGCTTAAAATAACGACTACATCTAGTAAGCTTGGTCATTACCATAGGACCAAGCTTTCTTCTGTAGGAAATTATTTATCGCTAAACCCAGACGTTATCAATAGTGTTAGGCTATTGATGCATGTGGTTTATAGATATCAAGAAAAAGCGAGCGTTAATCAAGAAAAAAAGAGTGTTTTTCAAGAAAATTGTGTGGTTTATCAAGAAATTTCAATCAGTAATCAAGAAAAAGCGCCGTAATCAAGAAAAAAAGAGTGTTTTTCAAGAAAAACGTGCGGTTTATCAAGAAATTTCAATTCGCAATCAAGAAAAAGCACCGTAATCAAGAAAAAAAGTGTGTTTTTCAAGAAAAACGTGCGGTTTATCAAGAAATTTCAATCAGTAATCAAGAAAAAGTGTAGTTATCAAGAAAAAAAGTGTGTTTTTCAAGAAAATTGTGTGGTAATTCAAGAATCAGGTAAGTAACCAAAAAAACTCAACCACATATTTAACAGCGCAACCGTTTTTAGATGAAAATCAATATCCTTGTACATGTAATGGCTGGTTTTGGCGCCATTCAGCATACAATACATCGTTTATGGACGAGTGTCCGTGTTTTTTTAGTTGCTTTAATAACCATGCTTCATCATGGCCTGTTTGTTGAAGATTGTCACGGACAACCTCACCATCTAGTATAACTGTGATGGGTAAGTAAACACCTTGCAAACTCATATGATGATCTTGCTTGGTTGGTTGGTTATATTGATCTTTTTTTAACACACTGATGGATGCATCTGTTTCAAGGATTGCGTATTCCACTTCACTGATTGAAAAAACATCCTTTGAGCGTAGCAAATGTTGCAACTGATTTAAGTCTAAGTTATTCTTTTTTAAGGCTTTATAATCAATTTTCCCCATCGAGATAACAATCGTAGGCTGACCTTCAAGGAAACTTCTCCAACGCTTAATTTTTTGAGTCATAAATTCTACTACATAAATCAAAATTCCCCAACCTGTGATAGCGAATAAAATCTTACCAATCCCTATCTCATCGTCAAATAAAGCGTTTCCTACTAATTCTCCTAATACAAGAGCGGAAATAAAGTCAAATACTGTAATTTGATTGATTTGTAACTTTCCAAGAACCTTTGTTAAAATAAATAACGCAATAAATCCAACAAGTAGTTCAATACTAATTTGTAAATAGTCCATGATGTTCACCCTAATTAAAATGCTGTGATACTAGGTATTGTTTGTCACATAGACCTTTTTATACTGAAAGAAAAAAGGATTGCGCTAAAAAGCCCAATCCTAAATTCGAAAAGATTAATTCATATTTTTTATCATTGTTACATGTGGGATGCCTGCATCCATAAATTCATCCGATACTGTTTCGTATCCTAACTTTTTATAAAATGCTTCAGCATGTGTTTGCGCATTTAATTTCGTTTTTGCTACATTAGTATCCTTCGCATACGCTTCGATTGCGTGTATCAATAGATTTCCAAGACCTTTGCCACGGTGAGACTTCATGATACAAATACGTTCCACTTTTCCATACCCATCCACTACGCGAAAGCGGCCTGCACCAACTGGTTTGTCCCCATCGTATACAACAAAGTGTTCGGATGTTTCGTCAAATTGGTCCATCTCTTCTTCCTCTGGTACATTTTGTTCATCGATAAACACGACTTTTCTAACATAATATGCATCGTCTAGCTGTTCAGGTGTTGTTACATGTGTGACGTTCATCAAATACTACACTCCTAATCTAAATGTTTCAAACACGGTCCAAGAACCGTTATCAAGCTGATATAGTAAATGGAACCGATCTATATTTTCTTCATGGTTAAACTCTGTCATACGTAATTGTCCAAGTACATCGGCATGCTCATCATCAGAAAGCCTTTGTCCAATCGTGATGTGAGGTACAAACGCATGCTCAGGTGTTGTTGGTAAAAAACTGTTGTGAAGCTCACGTTGTAACGCAGTCATCTCCTCGTGTGGTTGCACCTTAAAATACACGACATTGTTGACTGGGTAAAACGAACTTACCTTATCAAAACGAAGTGGAAACGGCTTGTGAGAAGCGGCAATCTCTTTTAACAATTTCGGAAGCTGTGTCAATTCGCTTTCATCAATTTCAAATGGCTCACGTAATGTAACGTGAGGTGGAATAAGAGCATAATGAGGGTCATAACGCATTCGATAGGAATTTGCAAGATCTTGAACTTTTTTTGATGGAAAAATGGCAATACCGTATTTCATAACAGCGCTCTCCTTTAAAATTTATGCTATATTACTGAAGCTAATTATAACAAAATCTTCTGATAAATCATACAGATGACAAACATCTACAAGTCTCGATATATAAATTCTAATGCATCTGATAAATCTGTTTGCCACGTCGTCCACGTATGAGTTCCATCTTGATTTTCACAATATTGATAATCATTAATTTTGTGAACGAGTTGTGCATACAACTGTTTATTTTTTTCAAGGAAATTAACGTGCTTATCTTTGCTTGTTATCACATCTTGCTCTTTTTTACCTATTGAGTGATACATACGAATGCTATGCTGTTGATGCCACTCTTTGACTGTATTCAAAACTGTTTTATTCACATAAGGTGACTGTAAAATCACGTTACCAAATGTATGCGGATAACGTAAGCAGGTCAACAAAGAGACAGTAGCGGCAAGTGAATCACCGACCAGACTGCGAGTTGAACCCATGAGGTACGTCGGGAACTCCTTGTCTATGTATGGAACAAGCTCATGAGCTAGAAAACGAATGTAGCTGTTATTCTTAGATCCATTCGGATGATATTTTTCATAACGGTCTGTCACATCACGATAAGGAATGGCAACAATAACCGCAGGGCGGTAGCTTGAATTTGCAAAGATAGAGTCAGTTAGCCCGCGTAGCATACCAAGCTGCAAATAATCTTGTCCGTCTTGCACAATTAGAACATCGTATTTATAAAGCGTCGAGAAGCGAGGCGGCAAATGAACAATCAATTCAATTGTCTCTTGTAGCTCCTTACTATAAAGCTGTTTCCCAATTGTTTTACTCATTAAGTTTCCCACCTATTGACATATAAGTATAGTTCGCTAGCTTCACTAAAATATTGTAACATATTCACACATCAAAAGTGGTATATCAAGATTTCGCAGGGAAAGCATACAAAAAACGTGTCGAGTTATATCACGACACGTTCTTGATTTTAACGCATGTTTGAAAGATATCATGTTAGGATGGCTAAATTTCCCCGTAGATATAATCTTTTCTATTATTCAGGTAACTCAATTACAATCAAACTTAAATCATCAGATCGTTTGTGCAATAGTTGTACCTCTTCTTGTAGCTTTTGCATAATGTTTTGCTCATCTTTGTAATGTGTGATTCTGTCTACTAGCCAATCACTACAGAGTGTCATAGAATTCTCGAAAATTTCAAGTAAGCCATCTGTGTATAAAATAATGTAGCTATCTGGTTCATAATTAACATTCCCAACAGATAAGCTTGTAGTTGGTAACAGCCCTATTGGAATACCACCGTGGGCTAGCTCTTCATATGTTTTATCTTTTTTTATAAGTAGACCATGAGGGTGCCCAGCATTAAAGTATTCAATTGTCTTAGTGGAGGTGTCTAATAATAGGTATATGGCTGTACAGAATGTTGTAACAGGATGTTGACTTTCCTTAAATAGACGGAATACATGTTTATTGAGTTCGTTATAAATACCTTCAGGGTCACTTACTTTCGTAATAAGGCCCTCTAGTAGAGATTTAATCGACATCGCAACAAGACTAGAGCTTAAACCATGCCCCATAATATCAAGTAGCATAACACCGTAGCGATTCTGATCAATTTGATACCAGCTATAAATGTCTCCTGAAAGCTCTGCAGAAGGAAGATTCACAGCTTGTATCGTGCAAACTTCATTTATTAAGGATTTCGGACTAACACTTTCCTGGACAATCCGAGCTAATTGTAGATCACGATTCCGTTTTAGCAAGAACTCCTTTTGTAAAGTAGTGTCTTGAGCAATACCTATAACCCCAACAACATCTTCATCCACGACCATAGGGACGGCCGTTATATGTGTATACAGTATCTTCCCATCTTTACGAGTAATACGAAGTTCAAATGTAACTGAATTTTGGGCTAAAACCTGTTGAAAATGTTCTTTAGCAGTCTCTACGTCATCTGCAGCAACAATGGCTGTGAAATCCTTTTGCTCTAGGTCACTTTTTGAAAACCCTGTTAAACCAACAGCAGCCTTATTAACAGCTGTAAACGAGCCTTTAAGATTCAAAATAAAGGAAGGATTCGGATTGTAATCAAACAGAGATCGATATCTTTGTTCACTTTCGTCGAGCTCTCGTTTTACTTTATCGTAACTACTTGTAAGAGTGTCAGTTTTTTCAAAAAAACTAATCACATC from Bacillus sp. HMF5848 includes these protein-coding regions:
- a CDS encoding YhcN/YlaJ family sporulation lipoprotein; this encodes MKHISILTLLLTFLLTYNQVQASPSDKAEQLVKSHEEVTKVVSYENDKHVLVAFRVKQFQKFFKKRIEKDIKKEIEEEFSDKDVLVSTDLKIFIEIERLNRLIEEEDVDEKKIEKQIKKITKLSKEQT
- the spoVAC gene encoding stage V sporulation protein AC, translated to MNDKKKKVTAEMKQYQQFEQQRETQRPLLKNCLRAFVVGGLFCVIGQAISLFFIYNFNFTEATAGNPTVATMIFIAMLLTGFGVYDHIAQVGGAGSAVPVTGFGNAVISAAIEHKTEGYVLGVGGNMFKLAGSVILYGVFSAFVVALIKTIVLKVGGL
- the spoVAD gene encoding stage V sporulation protein AD, which encodes MIQGKQTWVFNNKPTILSTGVVGGPFEAEGAIQEDFDKFYDDLWFGQDSYEKAHRVLYEDACSIALNKAGIQKDQVHFYIAGDLINQITPSSFSARTLAVPYIGLFGACSTSMEGLALSSLIIDNGGADYILTGAASHNSAVEKQFRYPTEYGGQKPPTSQWTVTGAGVALIGKNAIGPQITSATIGKVIDMGLSDPFNMGGAMAPAAVDTIEAHLRDRGISASYYDVIATGDLGKIGRRVSYDLLNEHGVLQDDGMYKDCGLIIYKQDQPVFSGASGAGCSATVTYGHLLNQMKQGTIKKLLVVATGALLSPLSFQQKETIPCIAHAVSIEMS
- the spoVAE gene encoding stage V sporulation protein AE, which encodes MLASFFWAFVVGGIICVIGQIMLDKFKLTPAHMLSTFVVIGAILDGFGLYEPLIDFAGAGATIPITSFGNSLVHGAMQEAEKHGIVGVMTGMFEVTSAGISAAIIFGFIGALIFKPKG
- a CDS encoding YjcZ family sporulation protein, with the translated sequence MSYGYCGYGYGGGYGGGYGNTFVLIVVLFILLIIVGAAF
- a CDS encoding stage VI sporulation protein F, producing MDNNLFKGIEKKTGVNMKDVFELANSVQNANFQDEKTVRSIVHRVSKIANKPVSKDLEDKIVKSILQNGKQLDFSTIAQMLNNKK
- the csaA gene encoding chaperone CsaA, with the translated sequence MKLDIRVGTVLEAELFPEARVPAIKMKIDFGNEIGTKQTSAQITKRYEPNNIVGRQVVAIVNFPPKRVAGFKSEVLVLGGVPEKGDVILLKPDHTLPNGTSIS
- a CDS encoding processed acidic surface protein, with product MRFKKALLICLLSFSVFMNNDTIFAAPPENELNQYLAEIGWTKQDLMDYLDYYEIPLEEFSTVAELQFILGTPINAANLQEVLSKYNLTEAELNELMDHFGDSLNDYTFIEDVDAAVDFYVNHDEYMAGVENELAKIGLTEEEVEKFFTYLTEVEEKNENQLDQMEGIDTRLESFLYVDDTSQLSDEEIDELVQIMEESIALYEIKFKFSLDNKDISLNELLKMKEIPSTLYASIYSTAGELLIDFALPPEYFVTAEVIDEGEEMVHVGELSDDFVDHMHEEKYDEIHGGLK
- a CDS encoding DUF421 domain-containing protein encodes the protein MDYLQISIELLVGFIALFILTKVLGKLQINQITVFDFISALVLGELVGNALFDDEIGIGKILFAITGWGILIYVVEFMTQKIKRWRSFLEGQPTIVISMGKIDYKALKKNNLDLNQLQHLLRSKDVFSISEVEYAILETDASISVLKKDQYNQPTKQDHHMSLQGVYLPITVILDGEVVRDNLQQTGHDEAWLLKQLKKHGHSSINDVLYAEWRQNQPLHVQGY
- a CDS encoding GNAT family N-acetyltransferase; the encoded protein is MNVTHVTTPEQLDDAYYVRKVVFIDEQNVPEEEEMDQFDETSEHFVVYDGDKPVGAGRFRVVDGYGKVERICIMKSHRGKGLGNLLIHAIEAYAKDTNVAKTKLNAQTHAEAFYKKLGYETVSDEFMDAGIPHVTMIKNMN
- a CDS encoding YjcG family protein, producing the protein MKYGIAIFPSKKVQDLANSYRMRYDPHYALIPPHVTLREPFEIDESELTQLPKLLKEIAASHKPFPLRFDKVSSFYPVNNVVYFKVQPHEEMTALQRELHNSFLPTTPEHAFVPHITIGQRLSDDEHADVLGQLRMTEFNHEENIDRFHLLYQLDNGSWTVFETFRLGV
- a CDS encoding esterase family protein — protein: MSKTIGKQLYSKELQETIELIVHLPPRFSTLYKYDVLIVQDGQDYLQLGMLRGLTDSIFANSSYRPAVIVAIPYRDVTDRYEKYHPNGSKNNSYIRFLAHELVPYIDKEFPTYLMGSTRSLVGDSLAATVSLLTCLRYPHTFGNVILQSPYVNKTVLNTVKEWHQQHSIRMYHSIGKKEQDVITSKDKHVNFLEKNKQLYAQLVHKINDYQYCENQDGTHTWTTWQTDLSDALEFIYRDL